In one Epinephelus moara isolate mb chromosome 6, YSFRI_EMoa_1.0, whole genome shotgun sequence genomic region, the following are encoded:
- the LOC126392513 gene encoding fucolectin-4-like isoform X2, whose protein sequence is MKHSSVLFSLLLLGTCSAHTYQNVALRGKATQSDRVTIHGAAYNAIDGNRESDFGAGSCTHTKEQANPWWRVDLLESYIITTIVVTNRGDCCAERLDGAEIHIGNSLQDNGAANPVAGVIPHIPAGRSLKMTFTRLVEGRYVTVVLPGLRRVLTLCEVEVYGYRAPTGENLAIYGKATQSSVFPHGIAYNAIDGNRATYWNQGSCTYTNQDFNPWWRVDLGKTHKVFSVNITNYRDSSLQLVGAEIRVGDSLADNGNSNPRCAVISRIPPAFTEGFQCNGMDGRYVNIVIPGRAEFLSLCEVEVYGSRLD, encoded by the exons ATGAAACACAGCTCAGTTCTGTTTTCGCTGCTCCTTCTGGGGACGTGCTCGGCTCACACCTATC AAAATGTGGCCTTGCGTGGAAAAGCGACCCAGTCAGACCGGGTTACCATACATGGAGCTGCCTACAATGCTATTGATGGAAACCGTGAATCTGACTTCGGGGCTGGATCATGCACCCACACCAAGGAACAGGCCAACCCCTGGTGGAGAGTGGACCTGCTGGAGTCCtacatcatcaccaccattgTTGTCACCAACAGAGGAGACTGCTGTGCAGAGAGGCTCGACGGGGCAGAGATTCACATCGGCAACTCTTTACAAGACAACGGTGCTGCAAACCCAGT GGCTGGTGTAATTCCTCATATTCCAGCAGGCAGGTCTTTAAAAATGACCTTTACCAGACTTGTGGAGGGACGTTATGTGACTGTGGTTCTACCTGGTTTAAGAAGGGTCCTTACACTCTGTGAAGTGGAAGTCTACGGGTACCGTGCTCCAACTG GAGAGAATCTGGCGATCTACGGAAAAGCCACACAGTCGTCAGTGTTTCCGCATGGGATTGCGTATAATGCCATAGATGGGAATCGTGCCACCTATTGGAACCAGGGTTCTTGTACTTACACGAACCAAGACTTCAACCCCTGGTGGCGAGTCGACCTGGGCAAAACCCACAAAGTGTTTTCTGTTAACATCACCAACTACAGAGATTCTAGCTTACAACTTGTTGGAGCTGAGATCAGAGTTGGAGATTCTCTTGCAGACAACGGCAACAGCAATCCCAG GTGTGCTGTGATCTCAAGAATCCCTCCAGCTTTCACTGAAGGCTTCCAGTGCAACGGGATGGACGGTCGCTACGTTAACATCGTCATTCCTGGAAGAGCCGAGTTCTTGAGCCTGTGTGAGGTGGAGGTGTACGGCTCCAGGCTGGATTAG
- the LOC126392513 gene encoding pentraxin fusion protein-like isoform X1 → MKHSSIPFLLLLLGTCSAHTYQNVALRGKATQSDRTLHAFGAAYNAIDGNRNPIYEAGSCTLTDNQTNPWWRVDLLESYIVTSIVISNRGDCCAERLNGAEIHIGNSLQDDGAANPVAAVINHIPVGRSLKITFTRLVEGRYVTVFLPGLRKILSLCEVEVYGYRAPTGDNLALYGKASQSSLHSIGIANNAIDGNRNTLWSQASCSHTGNDLNPWWRVDLGKTHKVFTVNITNYRDAGRQLEGAEIRIGDSPENNGNNNPRCTVISRVPPGFTETFHCDGMDGRYVNIVIPGRTNHLILCEVEVYGSRLD, encoded by the exons ATGAAACACAGCTCAATTCCGTTTTTGCTGCTCCTTCTGGGGACGTGCTCGGCTCACACCTATC AAAATGTGGCCTTGCGTGGAAAAGCGACCCAGTCAGACCGCACATTGCACGCATTTGGTGCTGCCTACAATGCTATTGATGGAAACCGTAACCCTATCTACGAGGCTGGATCATGCACCCTCACTGATAATCAGACCAACCCCTGGTGGAGAGTGGACCTGCTGGAGTCCTACATTGTCACCTCCATCGTCATCTCCAACAGAGGAGACTGCTGTGCAGAGAGGCTCAACGGGGCAGAGATTCACATCGGCAACTCTTTACAAGACGACGGTGCTGCAAACCCAGT GGCTGCAGTAATTAATCACATCCCAGTTGGCAGGTCTTTAAAAATTACCTTTACCAGGCTTGTGGAGGGACGTTATGTGACCGTGTTTCTGCCTGGTTTAAGAAAGATCCTTTCACTCTGCGAGGTGGAAGTCTACGGATATCGTGCTCCAACTG GAGATAATCTGGCGCTCTACGGAAAAGCCTCACAGTCATCACTGCATTCTATCGGCATTGCAAATAATGCTATAGATGGGAATCGTAACACCCTCTGGAGCCAGGCTTCCTGCAGTCACACAGGCAACGACTTAAACCCCTGGTGGCGAGTGGACCTGGGCAAAACCCACAAAGTGTTTACTGTTAACATCACCAATTACAGAGATGCTGGCAGGCAACTTGAAGGAGCTGAGATCCGAATTGGAGATTCTCCTGAAAACAATGGCAACAACAATCCCAG GTGCACTGTGATCTCAAGGGTCCCTCCAGGTTTCACAGAAACCTTCCACTGTGACGGGATGGACGGTCGCTACGTTAACATCGTCATTCCTGGAAGAACCAACCACTTGATCCTGTGTGAGGTGGAGGTGTACGGCTCCAGACTGGATTAG